The following proteins are co-located in the Acidimicrobiales bacterium genome:
- a CDS encoding TadE/TadG family type IV pilus assembly protein, with translation MTTRAPTVDSARRRLRGEAGVTSTEIAIVMPVMLIVVMLVFQVALFWHAKQAADTAAEEAVDAAQVATATDADGYGGADTILSQAGNLRDVQVRVTRDLASGVVTATVTGRAPSIIPFGSWSVSAQAQGSIERFIPADER, from the coding sequence ATGACGACCAGGGCACCGACCGTCGACTCGGCGCGCCGCCGTTTGCGTGGCGAAGCCGGTGTCACGTCGACCGAGATCGCGATCGTCATGCCCGTGATGCTCATCGTCGTGATGCTGGTGTTCCAGGTCGCCCTGTTCTGGCACGCCAAGCAGGCGGCCGACACCGCCGCCGAGGAAGCGGTCGACGCCGCACAGGTCGCAACGGCGACCGACGCCGATGGCTACGGCGGGGCGGACACGATCCTCTCCCAAGCTGGCAACCTGCGAGACGTCCAGGTCCGTGTCACCCGAGACCTCGCCAGTGGCGTCGTCACGGCAACGGTTACCGGTCGGGCTCCGTCGATCATTCCCTTCGGATCGTGGAGCGTCTCGGCCCAGGCGCAAGGGTCGATCGAGCGTTTCATCCCGGCGGACGAGCGATGA
- a CDS encoding type II secretion system F family protein: protein MAAFVFAALSAGVGIGVLLIVQGLRGREVLPPAVIDFRGFARSGRLPWIAGAGAVGLVVLAITGWPVAAAAGFALVVSGPRLLGGKQVRETGIARTQAIATWTETIRDNMAGAAGLEQALIATAAVAPAPIAAEVRRFVHRLDDMPLAEALARLGDDLDHPSADMVVAALTNAVRMESRDLGPLLTRLAESIRGDVRMRLRVEVGRARIRTSARIVTGVTIFVIVFLYLFSRPLLDVYDSAVGQLWLALVLSIFVGGAWLMNHYSQVEMPERFSARHRVEGRVAGSQS, encoded by the coding sequence ATGGCCGCCTTCGTGTTCGCCGCTTTGTCGGCCGGAGTGGGTATCGGCGTTCTTCTGATCGTCCAGGGCCTCCGAGGCCGGGAAGTACTCCCGCCGGCTGTGATCGACTTCCGAGGCTTTGCCCGAAGTGGGCGCCTCCCGTGGATCGCCGGGGCGGGCGCCGTTGGTCTGGTCGTGCTCGCCATCACCGGATGGCCAGTGGCTGCTGCTGCTGGGTTCGCGCTCGTGGTCTCGGGGCCTCGTCTGCTCGGCGGCAAGCAGGTTCGTGAGACGGGCATCGCTCGAACGCAGGCCATCGCTACGTGGACCGAGACCATCCGCGACAACATGGCCGGTGCAGCTGGCCTCGAGCAGGCACTCATCGCAACCGCAGCGGTGGCTCCGGCTCCGATCGCCGCCGAGGTGCGCCGCTTCGTCCATCGCCTCGACGACATGCCGCTCGCCGAGGCCCTCGCCCGACTCGGTGACGACCTCGACCACCCATCGGCCGACATGGTGGTCGCAGCCCTCACGAACGCCGTGCGGATGGAGAGCCGCGACCTCGGGCCGCTCCTCACCCGACTCGCCGAGTCCATTCGAGGCGATGTGCGGATGCGCCTCCGAGTCGAGGTCGGCCGAGCACGAATCAGGACATCGGCCCGCATCGTCACCGGCGTCACCATCTTCGTGATCGTCTTCCTCTACCTGTTCTCCCGCCCGCTGCTCGACGTGTACGACTCCGCTGTCGGCCAGCTCTGGCTCGCTCTGGTCCTCTCGATCTTCGTCGGCGGCGCGTGGCTCATGAACCACTACAGCCAGGTCGAGATGCCCGAACGGTTCTCGGCCCGTCATCGAGTCGAGGGCCGCGTAGCTGGGAGCCAGTCATGA
- a CDS encoding helix-turn-helix domain-containing protein, translated as MRFGLIALDGCFGSAVASVIDIVRVADGVRGDVDPHIDPIELAIIGPKRRVTTTTSMTLSVEHPLSESGDFDVVIVPALGTLTAAATNDALQSRNARSVIESLARLDDATTQIAAACTGVFTVAETGRMHHRRATTSWFLGPEFRTRYPTVDLDLDTMVVVDGNLITAGAAFAHIDLALSLVRSISPDLAQHVAKLLLIDERPSQAAFAAYEHLRHDDPIVVEFERLVRARLDEPLDIASVAQSLGTSRRTLERRVRSALNLTPLGFVQRLRIERARHLSATTDLNSAEIAMRVGYANAETLRSLLRRQRRRS; from the coding sequence ATGCGTTTCGGACTGATCGCGCTCGATGGCTGCTTCGGCTCGGCGGTCGCGTCGGTGATCGACATCGTGCGGGTGGCCGACGGAGTCCGCGGCGATGTCGACCCACACATCGACCCGATCGAACTCGCCATCATCGGACCGAAGCGACGGGTGACCACGACGACATCGATGACCCTGTCGGTGGAGCACCCGCTGTCCGAGTCCGGCGACTTCGACGTCGTCATCGTCCCTGCGCTTGGAACCCTCACCGCCGCCGCCACCAACGACGCGCTGCAGAGCCGAAATGCTCGTTCGGTCATCGAGTCACTCGCGCGGCTCGACGACGCGACCACCCAGATCGCTGCGGCGTGTACCGGCGTGTTCACCGTCGCCGAGACCGGACGGATGCACCACCGGCGGGCGACGACCAGCTGGTTCCTGGGGCCCGAGTTCCGAACGCGCTATCCGACCGTCGACCTCGATCTCGACACCATGGTCGTGGTCGACGGAAACCTCATCACCGCCGGCGCCGCCTTCGCCCACATCGACCTCGCACTCTCACTCGTGCGATCGATCAGCCCCGACCTGGCCCAGCACGTCGCCAAACTGCTCCTCATCGACGAGCGCCCGTCGCAGGCGGCCTTCGCCGCCTACGAACACCTCCGCCACGATGACCCGATCGTCGTCGAGTTCGAACGCCTCGTGCGCGCCCGCCTCGACGAACCGCTCGACATCGCGTCCGTCGCGCAGTCGCTCGGCACCAGCCGGCGCACCCTCGAACGACGAGTCCGCTCGGCACTCAACCTCACTCCGCTCGGCTTCGTCCAACGTCTTCGCATCGAACGGGCTCGGCATCTCTCGGCAACCACCGACCTCAACTCCGCCGAGATCGCCATGCGGGTCGGCTACGCAAACGCCGAGACACTCCGCTCCCTCCTACGCAGACAACGACGCCGATCGTGA
- a CDS encoding TadE/TadG family type IV pilus assembly protein, whose product MTRLAQWRSDERGSVATEFAIVMAAVLLGFVALTIYGGRVVQAENEVRSAAQEAARAASLEGTPAAADAAARSVAVANLSRSGVSCPTPVVAVDLARFGPGGDVTVTITCTASFGDVGSLGVADSRAFTASATEVIDRYRGGA is encoded by the coding sequence ATGACCCGCCTGGCTCAGTGGCGCAGCGACGAGCGGGGATCGGTCGCGACCGAGTTCGCCATCGTCATGGCGGCAGTGCTCCTCGGGTTCGTCGCGCTCACCATCTACGGCGGACGAGTCGTCCAGGCCGAGAACGAAGTCCGCAGCGCCGCACAGGAAGCGGCCAGAGCCGCCAGCCTCGAAGGCACCCCGGCAGCGGCCGACGCAGCCGCACGTTCCGTCGCCGTCGCCAACCTGTCCCGATCAGGAGTGTCTTGCCCAACCCCGGTCGTCGCCGTCGACCTCGCTCGCTTCGGCCCCGGCGGCGATGTGACCGTGACCATCACCTGTACCGCCTCCTTCGGCGACGTCGGCAGCCTCGGTGTCGCCGATTCCCGAGCCTTCACGGCGTCGGCCACCGAGGTGATCGACCGGTATCGAGGTGGCGCATGA
- a CDS encoding ATPase, T2SS/T4P/T4SS family — protein sequence MAADRAQVAELRRRVGDAISRQVAEAEHRTGSVIGGDDRRMLAHNIIARQIDALDTEAMNSGRPLATESERDELTRSVLNDLFALGRIQQYIDDPNITDIVINGHDTVWLTDRRGTKFRGEPVADSDDHLIEIIQTAARRGRSEHRWDPASPRLDLQLPSGDRLNAIAWLANRPAISIRRHDFDINRLKQLIDLGTINEPLHHLLKAMVRARFNLIIAGGTGAGKTTFMRCLINEIPPEERLITVEDSLEVGLHHFADLHPDQVELEARPANVEGVGEVTMNDLAINALRMNPDRLIVGEVRGDESLTLLLACTQGNDGTLCTVHADSSEGVFGRLQMYLAMTRERFDPAATNMLVAQGIDAIVHVARIAGNRRVVTSIREVTGADRDLVSTNEIYGPDETGRAAPRYTFSPARLERLEQAGFDRRWLNEPGRWER from the coding sequence ATGGCCGCTGATCGTGCTCAGGTTGCGGAGCTCCGACGGAGGGTCGGCGATGCGATCAGCCGGCAGGTCGCCGAGGCGGAGCACCGAACCGGATCCGTGATCGGCGGCGACGACCGCCGCATGCTCGCCCACAACATCATCGCTCGACAGATCGACGCGCTCGACACCGAAGCGATGAACAGTGGACGGCCGCTCGCCACCGAGTCCGAACGGGACGAGCTCACCCGATCGGTCCTCAACGACCTCTTCGCTCTTGGTCGCATCCAGCAGTACATCGACGATCCGAACATCACCGACATTGTGATCAACGGCCACGACACGGTCTGGCTCACCGACCGGCGAGGCACCAAGTTCCGGGGCGAGCCTGTCGCCGATAGTGACGATCACCTCATCGAGATCATCCAGACCGCAGCTCGCCGCGGTCGATCCGAGCACCGTTGGGATCCGGCCAGTCCCCGTCTCGACCTGCAACTGCCCTCGGGAGATCGACTCAACGCCATCGCCTGGCTGGCCAACCGACCGGCGATCTCGATCCGGCGACACGACTTCGACATCAACCGGCTCAAGCAGCTCATCGATCTCGGCACGATCAACGAACCCCTGCACCACCTCTTGAAGGCGATGGTCCGGGCGAGGTTCAACCTCATCATCGCCGGCGGCACCGGGGCCGGGAAGACCACCTTCATGCGGTGCCTCATCAACGAGATCCCGCCCGAGGAACGACTCATCACGGTGGAGGACTCCCTCGAAGTCGGTCTCCACCACTTCGCCGACCTCCACCCAGATCAGGTCGAGCTCGAGGCCCGACCGGCCAACGTCGAGGGAGTCGGCGAAGTCACGATGAACGACCTCGCCATCAACGCCCTGCGCATGAACCCCGACCGCCTCATCGTCGGAGAGGTTCGAGGCGACGAGTCCCTCACCCTTCTGCTCGCCTGCACGCAAGGTAACGACGGGACGCTTTGCACCGTCCACGCCGACTCGTCCGAGGGTGTGTTCGGGCGGCTCCAGATGTATCTGGCGATGACACGGGAACGTTTCGATCCGGCGGCCACCAACATGCTCGTGGCCCAGGGGATCGACGCCATCGTCCACGTCGCACGGATCGCCGGCAACCGGCGTGTCGTGACCTCCATCCGGGAGGTGACCGGCGCCGACCGCGACCTCGTGTCGACCAACGAGATCTACGGCCCTGACGAGACCGGTCGGGCGGCACCCCGCTACACGTTCAGCCCGGCCCGCCTCGAACGCCTCGAACAGGCCGGGTTCGACCGACGTTGGCTGAACGAACCGGGAAGGTGGGAGCGCTGA
- a CDS encoding type II secretion system F family protein: MNGPLFAALIGAGLGAGCLLILRALRPRPVPLAVAVRALGQPGRPASAPLAPAHDDLRQRLGRSSARAMAALGLAESGALAEQLRVLDKPIERHAYEKLLAATAGFALPMLAYAGLTAGGVSVAPIAPLIAAIVLAAGGFLYPDLPLAEQVEQRRQGFRHALSSWLDLVTIILAGGGGIETALTGAANAGGGWAFDEIRLALRRAELTGRPPWDLLDELGATMGVVELQELAASVRLAGGQGAKIRQSLAAKADALRAQQAADIETNAETRTEKMIVPVTVMVLGLTLFIGFGAIDAISTDGGATTFTPTAAQP, from the coding sequence ATGAACGGTCCGCTGTTTGCTGCTCTCATCGGAGCCGGTCTCGGCGCCGGTTGTCTCCTGATCCTCCGGGCGCTACGACCGAGACCGGTGCCGCTCGCCGTCGCCGTTCGTGCGTTGGGTCAGCCCGGGCGCCCGGCCAGTGCACCGCTCGCACCCGCTCACGACGACCTGCGCCAGCGGCTCGGCCGCTCGAGCGCACGGGCCATGGCGGCGCTCGGGCTCGCCGAGAGCGGGGCGCTCGCCGAGCAGCTGCGAGTGCTCGACAAGCCCATCGAACGCCATGCCTACGAGAAGCTCCTCGCCGCCACGGCGGGCTTCGCCCTCCCGATGCTTGCCTACGCGGGGCTCACCGCAGGCGGGGTGAGCGTCGCGCCAATAGCTCCCCTCATCGCAGCGATCGTCCTCGCCGCAGGTGGCTTCCTCTATCCCGACCTGCCACTCGCGGAACAGGTCGAGCAACGCAGACAAGGGTTCCGTCACGCCTTGTCGAGCTGGCTCGATCTCGTCACCATCATCCTCGCCGGCGGTGGCGGTATCGAGACCGCCCTCACCGGGGCAGCGAACGCCGGGGGTGGCTGGGCCTTCGACGAGATCCGCCTCGCGCTGCGCCGTGCAGAACTGACCGGGCGCCCCCCGTGGGATCTCCTCGATGAGCTCGGCGCCACCATGGGCGTCGTCGAACTCCAAGAACTCGCAGCCTCCGTCCGCCTGGCTGGCGGGCAGGGGGCGAAGATCCGCCAGTCTCTCGCCGCCAAGGCCGACGCCCTCCGGGCACAGCAGGCCGCCGACATCGAGACGAACGCCGAGACACGCACCGAGAAGATGATCGTCCCGGTCACCGTCATGGTCCTCGGCCTCACCCTCTTCATCGGCTTCGGCGCCATCGACGCCATCAGCACCGATGGCGGCGCAACCACCTTCACGCCCACGGCGGCGCAGCCATGA
- a CDS encoding SAF domain-containing protein: MTTTLRPRPKPSSNGSSPPTRFDIEPPNHGSARSKWPEITVGLLVVALFALVGTWFYSSTSDREPVIAVRNPIERGQQITAADLMVVDVASEQALNVLPSNQSGLVLGRSALVDLAPGTLVSGDLFAEQALIADGDGVVGLALDPGEYPTLTLAPGDRVRIVETPKGTDATTEVVLVADAEVIDVTPIGVQNQLFVSVSMAATEADAVVAAASQDRVRLVQVAGS; this comes from the coding sequence ATGACCACGACACTCCGACCCCGGCCCAAGCCGAGCAGCAACGGCTCATCGCCACCGACGCGCTTCGACATCGAGCCACCGAACCACGGCTCAGCTCGCAGCAAGTGGCCGGAGATCACCGTCGGGCTGCTCGTCGTCGCCCTCTTCGCTCTCGTCGGAACCTGGTTCTACTCCTCGACCTCGGATCGTGAGCCCGTCATCGCTGTCCGAAACCCGATCGAGCGCGGGCAACAGATCACCGCCGCAGACCTCATGGTGGTCGACGTAGCCAGCGAACAGGCGCTCAACGTACTGCCAAGCAACCAGTCCGGTCTGGTCCTCGGACGCAGCGCACTGGTCGACCTCGCACCGGGCACTCTCGTGTCGGGCGATTTGTTCGCCGAGCAGGCGCTGATCGCTGACGGCGACGGGGTTGTGGGACTCGCCCTCGATCCTGGCGAGTACCCCACGCTCACCCTTGCCCCCGGAGACCGCGTCCGCATCGTCGAGACACCCAAGGGAACCGACGCCACCACCGAGGTCGTCCTGGTCGCCGACGCCGAGGTCATCGACGTCACCCCGATTGGGGTCCAGAACCAGCTCTTCGTCTCGGTCTCGATGGCAGCCACCGAAGCCGACGCCGTCGTCGCTGCCGCCTCGCAGGATCGTGTTCGGCTCGTACAAGTGGCGGGGTCCTGA
- a CDS encoding LysM peptidoglycan-binding domain-containing protein: MHRITDLIKGLAGLALTLGLLVGLPVGLATIVGWPLPTAWPGLETVGRHLSDGDIPDAFLLKLIALIVWMAWAQITVATLVEYVTILRGKAAHRSPTLPAVRLLAAKLATWTTLLVSAVGPIRPAMATPLAPIPAVAAEFELPVATAEDTADVPDPDVQEVAASQRYVTRQGDTWWSIADDLLGDGLRWKDIRTLNVESRMSDGTVISASTDMVRPGWNLAVPSDAVLPTSLVEIGDDASSEVVVEKGDHFWAIADEALTDAWGRPPTDAELTPYWTEIVAANEDRLLPPEDPNLIYPDQRFVLPAPPPSPDLAPDLNGNTPIVPSEGAPPEAPTPAAPLEASESPVVPTSPAPPQESPAPFEAPTSAPATAVSTLPEPAPAPATEPAAGEDRIDRALDAAKPVGVVAGGIALLGGTLLFTLRRLRHIQAARRRPGTTIDPPDPDAASFERRIRSISVDGEDVRYLAAVNRYLSHQLERSDTGIPAIVAARAGQFGLELLLDDPCEPVAGFVPATPDKSAWQLDSDLDARMMEAAFGDDAHPFAPALCPVGATDAGNLLVDFEQLGSTAIEGSVEEVAAFERGLVAALCSSPWGTECEIVAIGIDGLSNDELSRVTSPADPVAWASEAGERMKRIASSLHRSPYEERVAHGEVYHPTVVVIGPGAKLAGVAQHLAPVADLAYSPLAVISAHPLAGEHRIALEAGTGTIEPLGISFVPISLAAVDLHAVDHLIANASDTSTSPPAEAWADEIRSADHAESSDGTSNGSATAVIDLTPEAPAAEGEAASPSQEALDRIAEIMEPRPVEVTILGRKPTVEGLADSASAKLEAIIVYLTFHRSVSSERFRDEFWPRSNSRAAGDNAITKVRTLLGIDADGNARLDSARNSGTYAVSDEVGMDWHRVEALVAAAKGAAEADEVAYLKAACELIDGHIAADAPPSAYAWLLREPTIYTLIETTLVDAAHRCGELALASGDCDLARWAARKGLTIVEGQESLYRMRMQAAYEAGDRDGIVQAFHEAQRAAESYGYAEEVQPETQALFEQLTATPGRGRDTADT, from the coding sequence ATGCACCGAATCACCGATCTCATCAAGGGCCTCGCCGGCCTCGCCCTCACGCTCGGCCTTCTCGTCGGCCTACCGGTCGGGCTGGCGACCATCGTGGGCTGGCCTCTCCCGACTGCGTGGCCAGGGCTCGAGACCGTCGGGCGCCACCTGAGCGACGGCGACATCCCCGACGCCTTCCTCCTCAAGCTGATCGCTCTCATCGTGTGGATGGCGTGGGCACAGATCACCGTCGCCACGCTCGTCGAGTACGTCACGATTCTTCGAGGCAAGGCAGCGCACCGAAGCCCGACGCTGCCGGCGGTGCGGCTCCTCGCAGCGAAGCTCGCCACCTGGACCACCCTGCTGGTCAGTGCCGTTGGTCCGATCCGCCCTGCGATGGCAACGCCCCTCGCTCCGATTCCCGCCGTCGCCGCGGAGTTCGAGCTCCCGGTTGCGACAGCCGAGGACACGGCCGACGTGCCCGATCCGGACGTGCAGGAAGTCGCCGCATCGCAGCGGTATGTGACCCGCCAGGGCGACACCTGGTGGTCGATCGCCGACGACCTGCTCGGCGACGGACTGCGATGGAAGGACATCCGAACTCTGAACGTCGAAAGCCGAATGAGCGATGGCACGGTGATCAGCGCGTCGACGGACATGGTCCGACCCGGATGGAACCTGGCAGTGCCGAGCGACGCCGTCCTGCCCACGTCGTTGGTTGAGATCGGCGACGATGCGTCGTCGGAGGTCGTGGTCGAGAAGGGCGATCATTTCTGGGCGATCGCCGACGAGGCGCTGACCGACGCATGGGGTCGCCCCCCGACTGATGCCGAGCTGACCCCGTACTGGACGGAGATCGTCGCAGCGAACGAGGACCGGCTCCTGCCACCGGAAGACCCGAACCTCATCTACCCCGATCAGCGCTTCGTCTTGCCGGCACCGCCACCAAGCCCGGACCTCGCCCCCGACCTGAACGGCAACACACCGATCGTCCCGAGCGAGGGCGCCCCGCCGGAGGCCCCAACGCCGGCTGCGCCGCTGGAGGCCTCCGAGTCGCCAGTCGTCCCGACATCACCCGCTCCACCCCAGGAGAGCCCTGCACCGTTCGAGGCTCCGACAAGCGCTCCGGCAACGGCCGTGTCGACGCTGCCCGAGCCTGCACCCGCTCCTGCGACCGAACCGGCCGCCGGTGAAGACAGGATCGATCGGGCACTTGACGCGGCGAAGCCGGTCGGCGTCGTCGCCGGGGGCATCGCACTGCTCGGTGGCACGCTGCTCTTCACGCTTCGCCGCCTGCGTCATATCCAAGCGGCCCGTCGGCGACCTGGTACGACGATCGATCCGCCCGATCCCGATGCGGCATCGTTCGAGCGACGGATTCGTTCGATCAGTGTGGACGGCGAGGACGTCAGGTACTTGGCTGCGGTCAACCGCTACCTGAGCCACCAGCTGGAGAGGTCCGACACCGGAATCCCGGCGATCGTCGCAGCCCGAGCCGGACAGTTCGGCCTCGAGCTGCTGCTCGACGACCCGTGCGAGCCCGTCGCCGGGTTCGTTCCCGCGACCCCGGACAAGTCCGCATGGCAGCTCGACTCGGACCTCGACGCCCGCATGATGGAAGCCGCGTTCGGCGACGACGCCCACCCCTTCGCTCCCGCCCTGTGCCCAGTCGGCGCAACCGACGCGGGCAATCTGCTCGTCGACTTCGAGCAACTCGGGTCGACAGCGATCGAAGGGTCGGTCGAGGAAGTGGCTGCATTCGAGCGAGGCCTCGTCGCCGCACTGTGCTCCTCCCCGTGGGGAACAGAGTGCGAGATCGTCGCCATCGGGATCGACGGGCTCTCCAACGATGAACTCAGCCGGGTCACATCGCCGGCCGATCCGGTCGCCTGGGCCAGCGAGGCCGGGGAGCGCATGAAGCGGATCGCCTCGTCGCTCCACCGGAGCCCCTACGAGGAGCGCGTCGCTCACGGCGAGGTCTACCACCCGACCGTCGTCGTCATCGGGCCTGGGGCAAAACTGGCCGGTGTCGCCCAGCACCTCGCTCCAGTCGCCGACTTGGCGTACTCGCCCCTCGCGGTCATCTCGGCTCACCCTCTCGCCGGTGAGCACCGGATCGCTCTCGAAGCCGGCACAGGAACGATCGAACCGCTCGGCATCAGCTTCGTGCCGATCTCACTCGCAGCGGTGGACCTGCACGCAGTCGACCACCTGATCGCCAACGCGTCCGACACCTCCACCAGCCCGCCAGCCGAGGCATGGGCCGACGAGATCCGCAGTGCCGATCACGCAGAGTCGTCCGACGGCACGAGCAACGGCTCGGCCACCGCCGTGATCGACCTGACACCTGAAGCACCGGCCGCCGAAGGCGAAGCTGCTAGTCCAAGCCAGGAAGCGCTCGACCGAATCGCCGAGATCATGGAACCCCGGCCGGTCGAAGTGACGATCCTCGGCCGCAAGCCCACAGTCGAGGGACTTGCCGACTCAGCCTCGGCGAAGCTCGAAGCGATCATCGTCTACCTCACCTTCCACCGCAGCGTGTCGAGCGAGCGGTTCCGCGACGAGTTCTGGCCCCGGTCGAACAGCCGGGCTGCCGGTGACAACGCCATCACGAAGGTGCGGACCCTCCTTGGCATCGATGCCGACGGCAACGCTCGGCTCGACTCGGCCCGCAACAGTGGAACCTACGCAGTTAGCGATGAAGTCGGCATGGACTGGCACCGGGTCGAGGCGCTGGTCGCTGCCGCCAAGGGGGCAGCGGAGGCCGACGAGGTCGCCTACCTCAAGGCAGCCTGCGAGCTCATCGACGGACACATCGCCGCCGACGCACCACCGAGCGCCTACGCGTGGCTGCTCCGGGAGCCAACGATCTACACGCTCATCGAGACGACTCTCGTCGACGCCGCTCACCGCTGCGGTGAACTCGCCCTCGCCTCCGGCGACTGCGACCTCGCCCGCTGGGCCGCCCGCAAGGGTCTCACCATCGTCGAGGGCCAGGAGTCGCTGTACCGGATGCGAATGCAGGCCGCCTATGAGGCCGGCGACCGTGATGGCATCGTCCAGGCCTTCCACGAGGCACAGCGAGCCGCCGAGTCGTACGGCTACGCCGAAGAAGTCCAGCCCGAGACCCAGGCGCTCTTCGAGCAGCTCACGGCGACGCCGGGACGCGGCCGGGACACCGCCGACACCTGA
- a CDS encoding pilus assembly protein TadG-related protein: MTFRTSAATQGASSLEGERGAASILFAVLGLALLMATGLAVDGGRKLGALSEARDIADNAARAGAQMIDEDTYRTSGVASIDPAAATQRAQAYLAAHGHTGVVNVTGTDVTVTVTITLDPTFLPGLMTVSATESATATTGT; the protein is encoded by the coding sequence ATGACCTTCCGGACATCCGCTGCCACGCAGGGCGCATCGTCCCTTGAGGGCGAACGAGGCGCAGCGTCGATCCTGTTCGCCGTGCTGGGGCTTGCGCTGTTGATGGCGACCGGCCTCGCCGTCGACGGTGGCCGCAAGCTCGGCGCCCTCAGCGAAGCACGTGACATCGCCGACAACGCCGCCCGAGCCGGCGCCCAGATGATCGACGAGGACACCTACCGAACCAGTGGCGTCGCCTCCATCGACCCGGCCGCCGCAACCCAACGGGCTCAGGCCTACCTGGCCGCGCACGGCCACACGGGAGTCGTGAACGTCACTGGTACCGACGTCACCGTGACCGTGACCATCACGCTCGATCCCACCTTCCTTCCGGGACTCATGACCGTGTCGGCCACCGAGTCCGCGACCGCAACCACCGGCACGTAG
- a CDS encoding caspase family protein, with protein MRKALIVGIDFYNAISHLSGCVYDARSVESVLTRHADGTLNFPSPQVMTAVDEGTAISKVQLKQAIRQLFEGDSEIALLYFAGHGYVEDTGGFLCASDSETGDDGVSLHEVMTLANKSAATNKVIILDSCHSGAAGTNPIMRNLAELAEGLTILTASTADQVAYEKEGGGAGVFTSLFVDALHGAAANLVGDITPGSIYAHVDQSLGPWAQRPVFRTNVKTFVSLRKALPPIALDDLQALGRLFPSPDFEFPLDPTYEPQRSSDEISDPRIPDPDPVHTADFRILQSCVRVNLVRPVVAPHMWNAAMESRSCELTVLGQHYWNLVNEGLI; from the coding sequence ATGCGCAAGGCTCTTATTGTTGGCATCGACTTTTACAACGCGATCTCTCACCTGTCGGGCTGTGTGTACGACGCCCGTAGCGTCGAGTCCGTCCTTACTCGACACGCTGATGGCACGTTGAACTTCCCTTCGCCGCAGGTGATGACGGCGGTGGACGAGGGGACGGCCATTTCCAAGGTGCAGCTCAAGCAGGCTATCCGACAGCTATTTGAAGGGGATTCGGAGATCGCCCTCCTTTATTTCGCCGGCCACGGCTACGTCGAGGATACAGGCGGATTTCTTTGCGCGAGTGATTCTGAAACCGGCGATGACGGTGTGTCCCTCCATGAGGTGATGACTCTCGCGAATAAATCGGCAGCGACGAACAAGGTGATAATCCTCGATAGCTGTCACAGCGGTGCAGCGGGTACCAATCCGATTATGCGAAACCTGGCAGAGTTGGCGGAGGGACTGACGATACTGACGGCATCAACTGCAGACCAGGTGGCGTACGAGAAGGAAGGTGGAGGGGCAGGCGTCTTCACCAGCCTCTTCGTCGATGCGCTGCACGGAGCGGCGGCGAACTTGGTAGGTGATATTACGCCGGGGAGCATCTATGCGCACGTCGACCAATCTCTGGGTCCGTGGGCGCAGAGGCCTGTATTTCGAACCAACGTCAAGACTTTTGTATCGCTCCGCAAAGCACTGCCGCCGATCGCCCTTGATGACCTGCAAGCCCTTGGTCGACTCTTTCCCAGTCCGGATTTTGAGTTCCCGCTGGACCCGACCTACGAACCTCAACGATCATCTGATGAGATCAGCGATCCCCGCATACCAGATCCCGATCCCGTGCATACAGCCGACTTCCGCATTCTGCAAAGCTGTGTGCGTGTGAATCTTGTTCGACCGGTTGTCGCCCCGCATATGTGGAATGCTGCGATGGAGAGCAGGAGCTGCGAACTGACGGTTCTGGGTCAGCACTATTGGAACTTAGTAAACGAAGGGCTGATCTAG
- a CDS encoding TIR domain-containing protein, which produces MTSKKVVFVAFAIEDQRQRDLLKGQSLHPRAPYEFVDMSVKEPYASAWKEKVRTRIRRSDGVIVLVSRNSLKSTGQKWEIECARAEKKPVRGIWAYSTDRTSLSGVATFVWNDSNISSFIDSL; this is translated from the coding sequence ATGACATCTAAGAAAGTAGTATTCGTGGCCTTCGCAATCGAGGATCAACGCCAGCGTGATCTTCTCAAAGGCCAGTCCCTCCACCCCCGCGCCCCGTACGAATTCGTCGACATGTCCGTGAAGGAACCCTACGCCTCGGCATGGAAGGAGAAGGTTCGGACGCGGATTCGTAGGTCCGACGGTGTCATCGTTCTTGTGAGCAGGAACTCGCTGAAATCGACGGGGCAGAAGTGGGAGATTGAGTGTGCGAGAGCAGAGAAGAAGCCGGTCCGCGGTATATGGGCCTATTCGACTGACCGAACGAGCTTGAGCGGCGTCGCCACTTTCGTATGGAACGATTCCAATATCAGCTCGTTCATAGATTCGCTGTAA